The following is a genomic window from Crocosphaera sp. UHCC 0190.
TCCCGAAAGGAATGGCTACACTAGAAGTAATAATTAACCTAGACATAGAGGTAAATTCAAAGTTTTTACCATAAAAAATCGAAAGAGTCAACAAAGTAACTAACGCAATTAAAGCCAATAAAGGGGCAGCAAGACTTACATCTATCACTTGCGTTAATAAAGGCATCACGACCAAACCTAACCCAAACCCGGACAGCGTTTGAATAAACACCCCTAAAAAAATAATTAAAGAAATCAATAAATGATCCATATTTTTACAAAATAAGAGTCAAGGATAAATTACCTTGACTCTCAAAAATTTAGATTAACAATTATTTGTTACTAAAGAGATAGCCTTAAGCTTCTTTACGGGTACTCAAGTCACCCACTTTAGCAAACAAACCGAATTCCACTTGTTCTTCAAGATCGGGATCAATACCCGCAAATACATCACGGTAGAGAGTCCGAGAACCATGCCAGATGTGGCCAAAGAAGAACAATAAAGCAAATACCGCGTGTCCAAAGGTAAACCAACCTCTGGGACTGGTACGGAATACCCCGTCAGAACCGAGGGTTTCACGGTCAAAGTTAAAGGGTTCCCCTAATTGCGCCTTACGAGCAAATTGCTTCACCTCAGCCGGATTAGAGAAGGTTTGACCCCCTAAAGCACCACCGTAAAAACTAACAGTGACACCACTTTGTTCAACACTGAGTTTAGACTCCGCCCGACGGAAAGGAATGTCAGCACGAACAATTCCTTGTTCGTCAGTTAAAACAATGGGGAAAGTTTCAAAGAAGTTAGGCATCCGACGAACGGTTAATACCCGACCTTCAGGGTCTTTAAACACGGGGTGTCCCAACCATTCTTGGGCAATGCCATCCCCACTAACCATGGCACCAGTACGGAATAAACCGCCTTTAGCGGGGCTATTACCCACGTAATCATAAAAGGCGAGTTTTTCGGGAATTTTTGACCAAGCTTCTGATAAGCTATCCCCTGCCGCTAAGTTCGCTTCCACACGACGATCAATTTCTTGCTGGAAGTAGCTGCCATCCCACTGATAACGGGTTGGGCCAAACAATTCGATGGGAGTGGTGGCATTACCATACCACATGGTTCCAGCTACCACGAAAGCCGCAAAGAACACAGCAGCAATACTGCTAGAGAGTACGGTTTCAATGTTACCCATTCTCAGAGCTTTGTAGAGCCTTTCTGGGGGTCTTACTGTTAAGTGGAATAGACCCGCAATAATGCCCACAATACCCGCAGCAATGTGGTGAGCGACCACACCCCCTGGATTAAAGGGGTTGAAGCCTGCTGGCCCCCATTCTGGTGCAACGGGTTGGACATGGCCCGTTAAA
Proteins encoded in this region:
- the psbB gene encoding photosystem II chlorophyll-binding protein CP47; translated protein: MGLPWYRVHTVVLNDPGRLISVHLMHTALVAGWAGSMALYELAIFDPSDPVLNPMWRQGMFVLPFMARLGVTGSWGGWSVTGETGVNPGFWSFEGVAAAHIVLSGLLFLAAVWHWVFWDLELFVDARTGEPALDLPKMFGIHLFLSGLLCFGFGAFHLTGLWGPGMWVSDPYGLTGHVQPVAPEWGPAGFNPFNPGGVVAHHIAAGIVGIIAGLFHLTVRPPERLYKALRMGNIETVLSSSIAAVFFAAFVVAGTMWYGNATTPIELFGPTRYQWDGSYFQQEIDRRVEANLAAGDSLSEAWSKIPEKLAFYDYVGNSPAKGGLFRTGAMVSGDGIAQEWLGHPVFKDPEGRVLTVRRMPNFFETFPIVLTDEQGIVRADIPFRRAESKLSVEQSGVTVSFYGGALGGQTFSNPAEVKQFARKAQLGEPFNFDRETLGSDGVFRTSPRGWFTFGHAVFALLFFFGHIWHGSRTLYRDVFAGIDPDLEEQVEFGLFAKVGDLSTRKEA